Proteins found in one Armigeres subalbatus isolate Guangzhou_Male unplaced genomic scaffold, GZ_Asu_2 Contig247, whole genome shotgun sequence genomic segment:
- the LOC134203834 gene encoding cilia- and flagella-associated protein 57-like — protein MDKESRSKPISIVPKNVFGLRTDILGNVHFTTKQEIIYPVAGVLAIHDFATNKQKFLRFPENYHPERIVISPDRRYIAITEKSADNKSLINIYDIATLKKRKTLQLPPDCPNTQIGNICFTFDSRGIAVLSVEPDAFLSIFSFDKNESLIIGRASNSSQQGQASFLSCNPGDATIVAVGGYYMLKIMNKTDKGFGQIGSIKGDNLLVTSIAWLTGEALAAGTAETELIFVESGELKLKLRADEVEKIDLSADTDGELSSSPESDSSAKKECHDVLCLTQFNTGFLYSIHNSVHVFEKTTNYAFIKKSIIRIPITLYDQQSYKIINVAVNAEQDTIVVATKHSQIYIGMLFVPETLKVSELVFRHLGEPLHVSGIVGLSVCSWKPILMTASKDLTIRLWNYQSMKVELVKKFQIEIGVIALHPSGFFAAVGFIDLLRLMQIQLDDLKVTKAFNYPNCTQLKFSNQGHLLAAAHEKIISLICIFTFEVVQTLKGHNGTILSLSWSSDDLFLASGGNDGAIYKWNVVTGERMEEIVQKGIHYRSLSLTNDSVSVFAITNTGLIREMCKSDINREFKIPELTPLTDIALSRSDLIMFVGTEKGHLYNVDSSNGNCSNFRFFNTKITKICLTYNDCTLVTAAEDGTLIVWTILNSEGKTAPHAPELGLCSDILIARQDLVDKNDLISTLEMRIQQQIMEFQYKMKQGDVFHSEQMRDIHRDYCAAIEELKKKNEEMEMSHLEEFNLMTASIAQAKEDHQKEMMDFEAQFHEKIIMEYDKLSEMKQRMDQMREDYEIKLRRSAGCLQDTIESLEADQKKQLVDKQEIIDGLLKDMERKRLEFNEYCKQVDVDNDRNKVELQLNYEKKLQEEEENCMKWRGEAGVLKKKFSTLSRETENYRKDIETLQYQHGKFQQAIKQHQRDIEDLKKDLSEREAIIKEKERKLHEMVKKTGELEKYKQVQTYKINELKSQIEPKEREIKEKKEVIGEMEKKLEELQLNNKQLALQLQELRDKYYGADLELRKERNKFRGAKNQYQQVCREIYNVAGLIQKPDELKRGITDLCHRHSDDKELQKSLASNEDVQNEFLRQREHLEKLTKNAKLKSGQTKDTGESIKLMKENMELLAELNKLRELLNEKQRACTRMEALLGLSSKTISPRQAKLKLEKAVADKDELENKHREQVTKLQEVIKSLSNENQNLRSEIVGLNKKNR, from the exons ATGGACAAAGAAAGTCGTTCTAAGCCGATTTCGATAGTTCCGAAGAATGTTTTTGGTCTGCGAACGGACATTTTAGGAAATGTACATTTCACTACAAAGCAGGAGATTATCTATCCGGTGGCAGGAGTTCTGGCCATCCATGACTTTGCCACTAACAAACAGAAGTTTTTAAG GTTTCCAGAAAACTACCATCCGGAAAGGATTGTTATTTCTCCAGACCGGCGGTATATTGCCATAACCGAAAAGAGTGCTGATAA TAAATCCCTGATCAATATCTACGATATCGCAACGCTCAAGAAACGTAAGACCCTCCAACTACCGCCTGACTGTCCAAACACCCagattggaaacatttgctttACGTTTGACTCTCGCGGGATTGCGGTCCTTTCCGTTGAACCGGATGCATTCCTGTCCATCTTCTCTTTCGATAAGAATGAATCGCTCATCATTGGACGGGCGTCCAATTCCAGTCAACAAGGGCAAGCCAGCTTTCTGTCATGCAATCCTGGAGATGCCACGATTGTTGCCGTCGGTGGCTATTACATGCTGAAAATCATGAACAAAACCGACAAAGGATTCGGACAGATTGGATCCATTAAGGGGGATAACTTGCTGGTAACGTCGATCGCTTGGTTGACGGGGGAGGCTCTAGCCGCAGGAACGGCCGAGACGGAGCTAATATTTGTTGAATCTGGGGAGCTCAAACTCAAATTAAGAGCTGACGAGGTGGAGAAAATTGATCTCTCGGCGGATACTGATGGTGAACTGTCCTCTAGTCCAGAAAGCGATTCAAGTGCCAAAAAGGAATGCCATGACGTTCTTTGTTTGACGCAATTCAACACAGGATTTCTCTATTCGATCCACAATTCGGTTCACGTTTTCGAGAAAACTACTAACTATGCCTTCATAAAGAAATCCATCATACGAATCCCCATCACACTCTACGATCAACAATCGTACAAGATCATCAATGTGGCCGTGAACGCCGAACAGGACACGATCGTGGTCGCCACAAAGCACTCTCAAATCTACATCGGAATGCTGTTCGTGCCGGAAACTTTAAAGGTCAGTGAGCTGGTTTTTCGACATCTAGGCGAACCGCTGCATGTCAGCGGAATTGTAGGGCTGTCTGTATGCTCTTGGAAACCTATTCTCATGACGGCGT CTAAGGATCTGACTATACGACTCTGGAACTATCAAAGCATGAAAGTAGAACTGGTCAAAAAGTTTCAGATCGAAATAGGAGTGATCGCACTGCATCCATCTGGCTTCTTTGCCGCCGTTGGATTCATTGATCTGCTGCGGTTGATGCAAATTCAGTTAGACGATCTGAAGGTTACCAAAGCCTTCAACTACCCGAATTGCACTCAGCTGAAGTTCTCCAACCAGGGTCATCTGTTGGCGGCGGCGCACGAGAAGATCATCAGTTTGATCTGTATCTTCACGTTCGAGGTTGTGCAGACACTCAAAGGCCACAACGGAACGATATTGAGTTTATCGTGGTCTAGTGATGATCTTTTCTTGGCGTCTGGCGGTAACGATGGAGCGATTTACAAGTGGAACGTTGTGACCGGCGAGCGAATGGAAGAAATCGTTCAAAAGGGAATTCACTATCGATCGTTATCGTTAACGAACGATTCCGTCTCCGTGTTTGCCATTACGAACACAGGACTAATAAGAGAGATGTGCAAGTCGGATATT AATCGTGAATTCAAAATCCCAGAACTAACACCACTTACGGACATTGCGCTATCCAGATCGGATCTGATCATGTTTGTTGGAACGGAGAAAGGTCATTTGTACAATGTGGATAGTAGTAACGGAAACTGTAGTAACTTCCGGTTCTTCAATACAAAGATCACGAAAATTTGCTTAACTTACAATGATTGTACGCTGGTGACGGCTGCTGAGGATGGAACGCTAATAGTTTGGACGATCTTGAACAGTGAAGGCAAAACTGCGCCACATGCTCCGGAGCTGGGACTATGTTCTGATATATTGATCGCAAGACAAGACTTGGTCGATAAAAATGATTTGATTTCTACGTTGGAAATGCGAATTCAACAGCAAATAATGGAGTTTCAGTACAAGATGAAGCAAGGTGACGTATTTCATTCCGAGCAGATGAGAGACATTCATCGAGACTACTGCGCAGCTATCGAAGAGTTAAAG aaaaaGAATGAGGAAATGGAAATGTCTCACTTGGAGGAGTTCAACTTGATGACGGCAAGTATTGCACAAGCCAAGGAAGATCATCAAAAAGAGATGATGGATTTCGAGGCGCAGTTTCACGAAAAGATCATTATGGAATATGATAAACTGAGCGAAATGAAACAACGGATGGACCAAATGCGGGAGGACTACGAAATTAAGCTCCGACGGTCGGCTGGATGCTTGCAGGATACGATCG AATCACTTGAGGCTGATCAGAAGAAGCAACTGGTGGACAAACAGGAAATCATCGACGGACTTCTAAAGGATATGGAACGGAAACGTTTGGAGTTTAACGAATACTGCAAACAGGTTGACGTTGACAATGATCGTAATAAAGTCGAGCTACAGCTGAACTACGAAAAGAAGCTTCAAGAAGAGGAAGAAAATTGCATGAAATGGCGCGGAGAAGCTGGCGTTCTGAAGAAAAAGTTCTCTACCCTTAGCCGAGAGACAGAAAACTATCGTAAGGACATAGAAACTCTGCAGTACCAACATGGTAAGTTTCAGCAAGCGATCAAACAACATCAGCGAGATATAGAGGATCTGAAAAAAGATCTCTCAGAACGAGAGGCGATCATAAAAGAAAAGGAGCGGAAGCTGCACGAAATGGTCAAAAAGACAGGCGAATTAGAGAAATATAAACAGGTGCAAACGTACAAAATCAACGAACTAAAAAGCCAAATCGAACCGAAAGAAAgagaaatcaaagaaaaaaaggaagtcATTGGTGAAATGGAGAAGAAACTGGAGGAATTGCaattaaacaataaacaattagcTCTTCAACTGCAAGAACTACGCGATAAATACTACGGTGCCGATCTAGAGCTTCGCAAGGAGCGTAACAAATTTCGAGGTGCCAAAAACCAGTATCAACAAGTTTGTAGAGAAATTTATAACGTCGCCGGACTGATACAAAAACCCGATGAGTTGAAGCGAGGAATCACCGATCTGTGCCATCGACATTCGGACGACAAAGAGCTGCAGAAATCACTAGCCTCGAACGAAGACGTTCAGAATGAGTTTCTCCGGCAGAGGGAACATCTGGAAAAGTTAACCAAGAACGCAAAACTGAAGAGTGGACAAACGAAGGATACGGGCGAGTCAATTAAACTCATGAAAGAAAACATGGAACTACTGGCGGAGTTGAACAAGTTGAGGGAGCTACTGAATGAGAAGCAACGCGCCTGTACGAGAATGGAAGCGTTGCTGGGGTTGTCCAGTAAAACTATATCGCCTCGCCAGGCAAAACTGAAGTTGGAGAAAGCTGTTGCG GACAAGGATGAACTGGAGAATAAACATCGAGAACAAGTAACGAAATTACAGGAAGTCATCAAATCACTTTCGAacgaaaatcaaaatttgcGCTCGGAAATTGTGGGCTTAAACAAGAAAAATCGTTGA
- the LOC134203835 gene encoding gamma-secretase subunit pen-2-like → MDLNRVPNERKLYLCKWYFKVGFALLPFVWAINTVWFFSEAFRKPAYDEQKEIRKYVIFSAIGSLIWFTIILAWVMTFQLKRTEWGDFADSISFIIPLGRA, encoded by the exons ATGGATCTCAACCGAGTACCAAACGAGCGTAAACTATATCTTTGCAAATGGTACTTCAAAG TCGGATTTGCACTTCTTCCATTCGTGTGGGCAATCAATACGGTTTGGTTCTTCAGTGAAGCTTTCCGGAAGCCCGCGTACGATGAACAGAAGGAGATTCGTAAAT ATGTCATATTTTCTGCAATTGGTTCTCTCATATGGTTTACAATAATCCTGGCTTGGGTCATGACATTCCAACTGAAAAGAACAGAGTGGGGCGACTTTGCCGATAGCATCAGTTTCATCATTCCTCTAGGACGTGCTTAA